A section of the Chryseobacterium scophthalmum genome encodes:
- the mnmG gene encoding tRNA uridine-5-carboxymethylaminomethyl(34) synthesis enzyme MnmG, translating into MISEIYDVIVVGAGHAGCEAAAAAANLGSKTLLVTMNMQTIGQMSCNPAMGGIAKGQIVREIDAMGGYSGIIADKSAIQFKMLNLSKGPAMWSPRTQNDRMLFAEEWRLALENTPNLDFFQDMVKSLIIENNKAVGVITSLGIEIRSNSVVLTNGTFLNGLIHVGDKQLGGGRMGEPRAFGITEQLVSLGFEAGRMKTGTPPRVDGRSLDYSKMEEQKGDQNPQKFSYLDTPKLTKQLSCHIVYTNEAVHDILREGFDRSPMFNGTIQSLGPRYCPSIEDKINRFAERNRHQLFVEPEGWKTVEIYVNGFSSSLPEDVQIKAMRHIPGFESVKVFRPGYAIEYDYFPPTQLKHTLETKLVDNLYFAGQINGTTGYEEAAGQGLMAGINAHNKVHEKDEFILNRDEAYIGVLIDDLITKGTEEPYRMFTSRAEYRLLLRQDNADIRLTEKSYQLGLAKEERLKRVEEKIAKSQELEAFLRETSLKPGIINPILESMESNPVDQAYRASQFLTRPNITLEKLEEIDAIKEVSSQYNDEVREQAEVNIKYKGYIEKEKENVAKLNRLENVKIPEDFDYLKISSLSAEAKQKMNNVRPKTVAQAGRISGVSPADINVLLIYLGR; encoded by the coding sequence ATGATTTCAGAAATATATGATGTAATTGTAGTAGGTGCAGGTCACGCAGGTTGTGAAGCTGCTGCTGCTGCTGCCAATTTAGGTTCAAAAACTTTATTGGTTACAATGAATATGCAGACCATTGGACAAATGAGCTGCAACCCGGCAATGGGTGGAATTGCCAAAGGACAGATCGTAAGAGAAATCGATGCGATGGGAGGATATTCAGGAATTATTGCAGACAAATCTGCAATCCAATTCAAGATGCTTAATCTTTCAAAAGGTCCTGCAATGTGGTCTCCAAGAACACAGAATGACAGAATGCTTTTCGCTGAAGAGTGGCGTTTAGCGTTAGAAAATACTCCAAATCTTGATTTCTTTCAGGATATGGTAAAAAGCTTAATTATCGAAAATAATAAAGCAGTAGGTGTTATAACTTCATTGGGAATTGAAATTAGATCAAACTCTGTTGTTTTAACAAATGGAACTTTCCTTAATGGATTAATACACGTTGGAGACAAACAATTGGGAGGAGGAAGAATGGGTGAACCAAGAGCTTTCGGAATCACAGAACAATTGGTTTCTTTAGGTTTTGAAGCCGGAAGAATGAAGACAGGTACTCCACCGAGAGTAGACGGAAGAAGTCTTGATTATTCTAAAATGGAAGAGCAAAAAGGAGATCAAAATCCTCAAAAATTCAGCTATTTAGATACTCCGAAGTTAACCAAACAATTAAGCTGTCACATCGTTTACACTAACGAAGCAGTACACGATATTTTACGTGAAGGTTTTGATAGAAGCCCAATGTTCAACGGTACAATTCAAAGTTTAGGACCAAGATATTGCCCAAGTATTGAAGATAAAATCAATCGTTTTGCAGAAAGAAACAGACATCAACTATTCGTAGAACCGGAAGGTTGGAAGACTGTAGAAATCTATGTAAACGGTTTTAGTTCGTCTCTTCCTGAAGATGTACAGATTAAAGCGATGAGACATATCCCCGGATTTGAAAGTGTAAAAGTATTCAGACCAGGCTATGCTATTGAATATGACTACTTCCCTCCTACTCAGTTAAAGCATACTTTAGAAACAAAATTAGTAGATAATTTATATTTTGCAGGTCAAATCAACGGTACAACCGGTTATGAAGAAGCAGCTGGACAAGGTTTGATGGCGGGTATCAATGCACACAATAAAGTTCACGAAAAGGATGAATTTATTCTTAACAGAGATGAAGCTTATATTGGAGTTTTAATTGATGATTTAATTACAAAAGGTACTGAGGAACCATACAGAATGTTCACTTCAAGAGCTGAATACAGACTTCTTTTAAGACAGGATAATGCAGATATCAGACTAACTGAAAAATCATATCAATTAGGTTTAGCAAAAGAGGAAAGACTAAAAAGAGTTGAAGAGAAAATAGCTAAAAGCCAGGAACTTGAAGCCTTTTTACGAGAAACTTCTTTAAAGCCAGGAATCATAAATCCTATTCTTGAAAGTATGGAAAGTAATCCTGTAGATCAAGCTTACAGAGCATCTCAATTCCTTACAAGACCTAATATTACATTAGAAAAATTGGAAGAAATTGATGCAATAAAAGAAGTCTCTTCTCAATATAATGATGAAGTAAGAGAGCAGGCTGAAGTAAATATTAAGTATAAAGGCTATATTGAAAAGGAAAAAGAAAACGTTGCAAAGCTTAATCGCCTAGAAAATGTAAAGATTCCTGAAGATTTTGATTATTTAAAAATCTCAAGCTTATCTGCAGAAGCAAAACAAAAAATGAATAATGTAAGACCAAAAACTGTAGCTCAAGCAGGAAGAATAAGTGGCGTTTCACCGGCAGATATCAATGTTTTACTTATCTATTTAGGACGTTAA
- a CDS encoding class I SAM-dependent methyltransferase — MKIKDHFLSQEIFEIKETETKGVFKTSPIPSNISKYYESEDYISHHQDSGSLKEKLYKFLQSFNLQYKKTILLDRIKKGSRVLDYGCGAGEFVKYIENDFEVFGFEPNADARKAVQNKISKATILDNINTIEDHSLDAITLWHVFEHVENQDEMLEIFNKKLKEKGLLIIAVPNPTSYDAKHYKEYWAAYDVPRHIYHFSKNGMENLITKKPNWKMRKIKPLVLDSYYISMLSEKYKKSSLFWIKAVIYGTISNIKALFSNEFSSLIYIIEKK; from the coding sequence ATGAAAATAAAGGATCATTTTCTTTCACAGGAAATATTTGAAATTAAAGAAACAGAAACAAAAGGAGTTTTTAAAACCTCCCCTATTCCATCGAATATTTCTAAATATTATGAAAGCGAAGATTATATCTCTCATCATCAGGATTCGGGAAGTTTAAAAGAAAAATTGTACAAATTTTTACAGTCTTTTAATTTACAGTATAAAAAAACAATTCTTTTAGACAGAATAAAGAAAGGCTCAAGAGTATTGGATTATGGATGTGGAGCCGGAGAATTTGTAAAATATATAGAAAATGATTTTGAAGTTTTCGGTTTTGAACCAAATGCAGATGCAAGAAAAGCTGTACAAAATAAGATTTCAAAAGCTACTATTTTAGATAATATCAATACTATTGAAGATCATAGTTTAGATGCAATTACACTTTGGCATGTTTTCGAACACGTGGAAAATCAGGATGAGATGCTTGAAATTTTCAATAAAAAATTAAAAGAAAAAGGCTTACTAATTATTGCTGTTCCCAATCCTACTTCTTACGATGCAAAACATTACAAAGAATATTGGGCAGCTTATGATGTGCCGAGACACATTTATCATTTCTCAAAAAATGGAATGGAAAATCTTATTACAAAGAAACCAAATTGGAAAATGAGAAAAATCAAGCCGCTGGTTTTAGATTCGTATTACATCTCAATGTTGAGCGAAAAATACAAAAAATCTTCCCTATTTTGGATAAAAGCAGTCATCTACGGAACGATTTCTAACATAAAAGCCCTTTTTTCTAACGAATTTTCAAGTTTGATATACATTATCGAAAAAAAATAG
- the ybeY gene encoding rRNA maturation RNase YbeY yields MIQFFYENLPESVNTEYTIWLKDIILSEGKKLGEINYIFCDDEYLLKVNQDYLQHDYYTDIITFDYVKSKTLSGEIFVSLQRISDNASTLSKNYEEELRRVLAHGILHLCGYKDKTEEEEQLMRNKEDFYIAKYN; encoded by the coding sequence ATGATACAATTCTTTTACGAAAATTTACCCGAATCGGTAAATACAGAATACACAATTTGGTTGAAAGATATCATTCTTTCAGAAGGTAAAAAGTTGGGAGAAATCAATTATATATTTTGCGATGACGAATATTTATTGAAGGTAAACCAGGATTATTTACAGCACGATTACTATACAGACATCATTACTTTCGACTATGTGAAAAGCAAAACATTAAGCGGAGAGATTTTCGTATCTTTGCAGCGCATTTCAGACAACGCTTCTACTCTATCCAAAAATTATGAAGAAGAACTCAGAAGAGTCTTGGCTCATGGCATTCTTCATCTTTGCGGTTATAAAGATAAAACTGAAGAAGAAGAACAGTTAATGCGAAATAAAGAAGATTTTTATATCGCAAAGTATAATTAG